The Urbifossiella limnaea genome has a window encoding:
- a CDS encoding HD domain-containing protein — protein MPDPKLRRAIAFEAARLMYARTESEYFTAKRKAADRVCRGSVKPSDLPSNAEIRDLIQEFARTHEGDRRTADLKDMRLHALRLMKLLARFRPRLIGSVMTGHTRKGSDIDLHLFSDHLEPVTSVLDEEGVQYDVERKQITKHNETRVFTHVHVYDVFPFELTVYAEDKAHYVFTSSITGKPIERATTKELEELIAREHPEVNVADALAEQEAAVDPHQVFRLLLLPLERVKQNPKWHPEGDVLYHSLQVFEQAKDARPWDEEFLTAALLHDVGKGIDPYDHVAAGVQALEGLITERTAFLIENHMLAQEYKAGTLGHRGRVRLEASDDFEDLLELRECDDRGRVPGAVVGTVDEALGFLRELERSNRGK, from the coding sequence ATGCCGGACCCCAAGCTCCGCCGGGCCATCGCCTTCGAGGCCGCCCGGCTCATGTACGCCCGCACCGAGTCCGAGTACTTCACCGCCAAACGCAAGGCGGCCGACCGCGTCTGCCGCGGGTCGGTGAAGCCGTCGGACCTCCCCAGCAACGCCGAGATCCGCGACCTCATCCAGGAGTTCGCCCGCACCCACGAGGGCGACCGCCGCACCGCCGACCTCAAGGACATGCGCCTTCACGCCCTCCGCCTGATGAAGCTCCTCGCCCGCTTCCGCCCCCGGCTCATCGGGAGCGTGATGACCGGCCACACCCGCAAGGGCTCGGACATCGACCTCCACCTGTTCAGCGACCACCTCGAACCCGTCACCAGCGTGCTCGACGAGGAGGGCGTGCAGTACGACGTGGAGCGGAAGCAGATCACCAAGCATAACGAAACCCGCGTGTTCACGCACGTCCACGTCTACGACGTGTTCCCGTTCGAGCTGACCGTCTACGCCGAGGACAAGGCCCACTACGTGTTCACCAGCTCGATCACCGGCAAGCCGATCGAGCGGGCCACGACGAAGGAGTTGGAGGAACTCATCGCCCGCGAGCACCCCGAGGTGAACGTCGCCGACGCGCTCGCCGAGCAGGAGGCGGCGGTGGACCCGCACCAGGTGTTCCGCCTGCTGCTGCTGCCGCTGGAGCGGGTGAAGCAGAACCCGAAGTGGCACCCCGAGGGGGACGTGCTGTACCACTCGCTGCAAGTGTTCGAGCAGGCGAAGGACGCCCGGCCGTGGGACGAGGAGTTCCTGACGGCTGCGCTGCTGCACGACGTGGGCAAGGGGATCGACCCCTACGACCACGTCGCCGCGGGCGTGCAAGCGCTGGAGGGGCTGATTACGGAACGCACGGCGTTCTTGATCGAGAACCACATGCTCGCCCAGGAGTACAAGGCGGGAACGCTCGGCCACCGGGGGCGGGTGCGGCTGGAGGCGTCGGACGACTTCGAGGACTTGCTGGAACTGCGCGAGTGCGACGACCGCGGCCGGGTGCCCGGTGCGGTCGTCGGGACGGTGGACGAGGCGCTGGGTTTCTTGCGCGAGCTGGAGCGGAGCAACCGGGGGAAATGA